The proteins below come from a single Natranaerofaba carboxydovora genomic window:
- a CDS encoding patatin-like phospholipase family protein translates to MDEKIGLALGSGAARGFAHIGVIKFLEREQIPIHCITGCSMGSLIGGLYARGMDIDMIEALACGLNHRKWMDVGVPRKGLLRGKKILDVLKLITKNYKIEELEIPFACIATDVQNGIEIPFTRGSLAEAIRASTSIPGIFVPYEDENERVLVDGAVVNRVPINLCRELGASKVIAVDVDFKVEDAKVNNIFDVIIQSMSIMQKEIMSYKINDCDLLIQPDLSVIKPGQFDRVQEAIDIGEKACMEMIEEIRAL, encoded by the coding sequence TTGGACGAGAAGATAGGTTTGGCCCTTGGCTCAGGAGCTGCAAGAGGTTTTGCCCACATAGGTGTAATTAAATTTTTGGAAAGGGAACAAATTCCAATACATTGTATTACCGGGTGCAGTATGGGCAGTCTAATCGGGGGGCTATATGCAAGAGGAATGGATATTGATATGATTGAAGCCCTTGCATGTGGACTAAATCATAGAAAATGGATGGATGTTGGAGTTCCCAGGAAAGGATTATTAAGAGGAAAAAAAATACTAGATGTGCTAAAATTAATAACAAAGAATTATAAAATAGAAGAACTAGAAATTCCCTTTGCATGTATTGCAACCGATGTACAAAATGGAATAGAGATACCCTTTACAAGAGGGTCTTTGGCTGAGGCAATTAGAGCAAGCACATCGATACCGGGTATTTTCGTGCCTTATGAAGATGAAAATGAAAGAGTTTTGGTTGATGGTGCAGTTGTTAATAGAGTACCAATCAACCTTTGTCGTGAATTAGGTGCAAGCAAAGTGATTGCAGTTGATGTGGACTTTAAGGTAGAAGATGCTAAAGTTAATAATATATTTGATGTTATTATACAAAGTATGAGTATAATGCAAAAGGAAATAATGAGTTACAAAATAAATGACTGTGATTTACTTATACAGCCTGATTTAAGTGTTATTAAACCTGGACAGTTTGATAGAGTACAAGAAGCAATTGATATAGGCGAGAAAGCTTGTATGGAGATGATTGAAGAGATAAGAGCTCTATAA
- a CDS encoding PDZ domain-containing protein, translating to MKKIIKGFVVFIVILAFALVTMFMISTDYYLVRPGSIEPLSELIVVEGSENISDGEFYLTTVNQTRANALVWLYGYFNPYVELVEREDVLPEDMEVDDYREMMNQYMEDSKNMSKVIALKRIGYDIEVKSDGIKVMEVPETSPANGILQEGDLITKVDGEEIPIAEEMVEKVKDRQIGDTVNLLFEREGEIYEKDIKTVESPNSPGSAALEIFVKTSGWTPVFPIDIEIDSGDIGGPSAGLMFALEIKNQLTDYDLTAGKKIAGTGTINMDEEVGSVGGVRHKMVAAESEGVRYFFAPKANEWIAHYVEEFYDDFDAVIVEDLDDALDFLEELREKK from the coding sequence TTGAAAAAAATCATTAAAGGCTTTGTGGTTTTTATAGTGATTTTGGCGTTTGCGCTTGTAACAATGTTTATGATATCGACTGATTATTACTTAGTTAGGCCTGGCTCAATAGAACCTTTAAGCGAATTGATTGTTGTTGAAGGAAGTGAAAATATATCTGATGGAGAGTTCTATCTAACCACTGTTAATCAGACCAGGGCAAATGCTTTGGTTTGGCTTTATGGCTATTTTAACCCGTATGTAGAACTGGTTGAACGAGAAGATGTCCTTCCTGAAGATATGGAAGTTGATGATTACCGGGAAATGATGAATCAATACATGGAAGATAGTAAAAATATGTCGAAAGTTATCGCATTAAAAAGAATAGGTTATGATATAGAAGTAAAAAGTGATGGTATTAAAGTGATGGAAGTTCCTGAAACAAGTCCTGCCAATGGTATTTTGCAGGAAGGTGACCTGATTACGAAAGTAGACGGCGAAGAGATCCCAATTGCTGAAGAAATGGTTGAAAAAGTCAAAGACAGACAAATAGGAGATACTGTAAATCTATTGTTTGAAAGAGAAGGTGAAATCTACGAAAAAGACATAAAGACCGTTGAAAGTCCGAATAGCCCTGGAAGTGCTGCACTTGAAATATTTGTTAAAACATCTGGGTGGACACCTGTTTTCCCAATTGACATAGAGATAGATTCAGGTGATATTGGTGGACCTTCTGCAGGTCTGATGTTTGCCCTCGAAATAAAAAACCAGCTAACCGATTATGATTTAACTGCAGGTAAAAAAATAGCAGGTACCGGAACTATTAATATGGATGAAGAAGTTGGTTCAGTAGGTGGTGTAAGGCATAAGATGGTAGCTGCCGAGAGTGAAGGAGTAAGGTATTTTTTTGCACCTAAAGCAAATGAATGGATTGCACACTATGTGGAGGAGTTTTACGACGATTTTGATGCTGTAATTGTCGAAGATTTAGACGATGCTCTAGATTTTTTAGAAGAACTCAGGGAGAAGAAGTGA
- a CDS encoding nucleotidyltransferase, producing MKCTGIVVEYNPFHNGHLYHIEESKKLTNPDAIIAVMSPNWVQRGEPAIINKWARAEMALKQGVDLVLELPFIWATQSAKEFAQGSIAILNATGLVKYQTFGSESADSDFLTQAAEILEKEPDNFKIELKKYLKEGYSYPRASANALNNLTNIDKELTPNDILGIEYIKSHLNLNTGITPMVIRRTGSNYHDKELTSNLASATAIRNALKENKIINSYAPESTIEILTKHDKNFVFFKDLEKYLIYRLRTSSQKELSEYIGWEKGLEDRFKKSAIYNSDIESILNQTITKRYTRGRLNRYLIHLLVDLKKDKVNYFNKKGPAYLRVLGMNKRGQEALKNMKDTATLPVLTRPAKDLRKLSPYAEACFREEVKATSVYNLLINKEGNDDFTKNAVITSSP from the coding sequence ATGAAATGTACTGGAATAGTAGTTGAATATAACCCCTTTCATAATGGACATCTCTATCACATAGAAGAATCAAAAAAGCTTACAAATCCCGATGCAATAATAGCAGTAATGAGTCCCAACTGGGTCCAAAGGGGTGAACCGGCAATTATTAATAAATGGGCAAGGGCAGAAATGGCATTAAAGCAAGGAGTAGATCTTGTATTAGAGCTGCCATTTATCTGGGCTACCCAAAGCGCCAAAGAATTTGCTCAAGGCTCAATTGCTATATTAAATGCAACAGGATTAGTTAAGTATCAAACCTTTGGTAGCGAAAGTGCTGATTCAGACTTTTTAACACAAGCCGCTGAAATATTAGAAAAAGAACCTGATAATTTTAAAATAGAGTTAAAAAAATACCTTAAAGAAGGATATAGCTATCCAAGAGCTTCAGCTAACGCCCTTAACAATTTGACTAATATAGATAAAGAATTAACTCCAAACGACATATTAGGAATCGAATATATAAAATCTCATTTAAATTTAAACACCGGCATTACTCCTATGGTCATAAGGCGAACTGGAAGTAACTATCATGACAAAGAACTAACAAGTAACCTTGCAAGTGCCACAGCTATAAGGAATGCCCTTAAAGAAAATAAAATCATTAATAGCTACGCCCCTGAATCAACCATTGAAATACTTACAAAGCATGATAAAAATTTTGTTTTTTTCAAAGATCTAGAAAAATATCTTATCTATCGTTTGAGAACATCTTCACAAAAAGAGCTGTCAGAATATATCGGTTGGGAAAAGGGACTAGAAGACAGATTTAAAAAATCTGCAATATATAATTCTGACATTGAATCCATATTAAATCAAACTATCACTAAACGTTATACCAGGGGGAGGCTAAATAGATATCTTATTCACCTTTTAGTAGATTTAAAAAAAGATAAAGTTAATTATTTTAACAAAAAAGGTCCTGCTTATCTAAGAGTCCTTGGAATGAACAAAAGGGGACAAGAAGCTTTAAAGAATATGAAAGACACTGCCACTTTACCTGTCTTAACACGACCTGCTAAAGATTTAAGAAAGCTAAGTCCCTACGCAGAAGCATGTTTCAGAGAAGAAGTTAAGGCCACTTCCGTATACAATCTGCTTATCAATAAAGAAGGAAATGATGATTTCACTAAAAATGCAGTCATCACTTCTTCTCCCTGA
- a CDS encoding acetate/propionate family kinase, with the protein MKVLVINCGSSSLKYQVFNMAEEEVLAKGEVERIGGKNSKLKHKKINLEKGEEGLGEVLVEEEINNHKEAIKVVVDNLVDINYGVINDLSEIYAVGHRVVHGGEEFSDAVIIDDEVLKALDKCKELAPLHNPPNIAGIEAAGEIFKNSVQVGVFDTAFHQAMDEKSYLYGLPYELYQKYGIRKYGFHGTSHKYVSEKASKIMKKPVEELKLISCHLGNGASIAAIDKGKSVDTSMGFTPLEGLVMGTRTGDLDPAIVPFLIEKEKMDTNDINDLLNKKSGVLGLSGISNDFRDLEKAAIEGNYRAKVALDVFVYRVVKFIGSYIMVLGGVDGLIFTAGVGENSPNVRQKIADYLTFAEVKIDGEKNKIKGETKDISAPDSSCRVLVIPTNEELMIARETKRLCD; encoded by the coding sequence ATGAAAGTCTTAGTAATTAATTGTGGTAGTTCATCACTAAAGTATCAAGTTTTTAATATGGCTGAGGAGGAAGTTTTAGCAAAAGGTGAGGTAGAAAGAATTGGAGGGAAAAATTCTAAACTAAAACATAAAAAAATAAATTTGGAAAAAGGTGAAGAAGGATTAGGAGAAGTATTAGTAGAAGAAGAGATTAATAATCACAAAGAAGCAATTAAGGTTGTAGTTGATAACTTAGTGGATATTAATTATGGGGTTATAAATGATCTAAGTGAAATTTATGCCGTCGGCCACAGGGTTGTGCATGGAGGAGAAGAGTTTTCAGATGCTGTGATAATTGATGATGAAGTACTAAAAGCTTTGGATAAATGTAAAGAGCTAGCACCTCTTCATAATCCGCCAAATATTGCAGGGATAGAGGCGGCTGGTGAAATATTCAAAAATAGTGTTCAGGTAGGAGTTTTTGATACAGCTTTTCATCAGGCCATGGATGAAAAAAGTTATCTTTATGGTTTGCCTTATGAGCTTTATCAGAAATATGGTATTAGAAAATATGGTTTTCATGGAACTTCTCATAAATATGTCTCTGAGAAAGCGTCTAAAATAATGAAAAAGCCTGTAGAAGAATTAAAACTGATCTCTTGTCATTTGGGAAACGGAGCGAGCATAGCAGCAATTGATAAAGGAAAGTCTGTAGATACTAGTATGGGTTTTACCCCCCTAGAAGGTCTTGTGATGGGAACTAGAACAGGAGACTTAGACCCTGCTATTGTACCCTTTTTGATAGAAAAAGAAAAAATGGACACAAATGATATAAACGATTTATTAAATAAAAAATCTGGAGTACTTGGTTTATCTGGAATCAGTAATGATTTTAGAGATTTAGAAAAAGCAGCAATAGAAGGAAATTATAGGGCAAAGGTTGCCCTTGATGTTTTTGTTTACAGAGTGGTTAAATTTATAGGATCATATATAATGGTATTAGGAGGTGTTGATGGTTTAATCTTTACTGCCGGGGTTGGTGAAAACTCACCGAATGTTAGACAAAAAATTGCTGATTATTTAACATTTGCCGAAGTAAAGATTGATGGGGAGAAAAATAAAATTAAAGGAGAAACAAAAGATATTTCTGCCCCAGACTCATCTTGTAGAGTGCTTGTTATACCTACCAATGAGGAGCTGATGATTGCTAGAGAAACAAAAAGGTTATGCGATTAA
- a CDS encoding YceD family protein, protein MRINVNELRNELDGTMSFQWGLLAPEDFKDRIEDIVVTFTAKYTDESILIKGYLSMVYKTQCGRCIKPTSIKVGEKFEEEFRRGSPPQPEETEIVLEKEDLSVDYFTGNYLELDDYFRQVIILSIPDKVLCRKDCPGLCPECGQDLSIADCGCQKESVDPRLKKLEKFKEIIQEN, encoded by the coding sequence ATGCGTATCAATGTTAATGAATTGAGAAACGAATTAGACGGTACTATGAGTTTTCAGTGGGGGCTTTTGGCACCTGAGGATTTTAAAGATAGGATTGAAGATATTGTGGTGACCTTTACGGCCAAATATACTGATGAAAGCATTTTGATTAAAGGGTATCTGAGTATGGTTTATAAAACACAATGCGGCAGATGTATTAAACCTACAAGTATAAAAGTGGGTGAAAAATTTGAAGAAGAATTTAGGCGCGGTAGTCCACCACAACCAGAAGAAACAGAAATAGTATTAGAAAAAGAAGATCTTTCTGTAGATTATTTTACGGGCAATTACCTTGAGCTTGATGACTACTTTAGACAGGTTATAATACTTTCTATACCTGATAAAGTACTGTGTCGAAAAGACTGTCCCGGTCTATGTCCAGAATGTGGGCAGGACTTGTCTATAGCAGATTGTGGATGTCAAAAAGAAAGTGTAGATCCCCGTCTAAAAAAGTTGGAGAAGTTTAAAGAAATTATCCAAGAAAACTAA
- the rpmF gene encoding 50S ribosomal protein L32 — MAVPKRKTSKTRRNRRRAHKKTKAPTMAECPQCREVKVPHRVCQNCGYYKGKEIVEV, encoded by the coding sequence ATGGCGGTACCTAAGCGAAAGACATCAAAAACTAGAAGAAACAGAAGAAGAGCACACAAAAAAACTAAAGCCCCAACAATGGCTGAATGTCCTCAGTGTAGAGAGGTGAAGGTTCCTCACAGAGTGTGTCAAAATTGTGGGTACTATAAAGGAAAAGAAATAGTTGAAGTTTAA